From Caulobacter segnis, a single genomic window includes:
- a CDS encoding TonB-dependent receptor, which yields MPGPKRLTWSVSALALLMAVPAMAHAQAQPPKPEDSLTIDTLVVTAQRREETANSVGMPIQAFSGEALQQLRVTDPKDLSTVAPSFTVSQSYQGVPTYTLRGIGFNTINLSATSTVGTYWDEVAYAYPFMNTGPVFDLERVEVLKGPQGTLYGRNTTAGLIDFVTNKPTEQFEGSLTAEAGNYKTYNLEGYVSGAFGPRVQGRAAFRSENSDKGWQISNSRGERLGKVDRDGWRLSLAMQPTDTVEVEASYSGWRNKSDTVAAQGIGFTPATAASPFNAPGLVSYIASHAPTKASHADWAPLSTRGVDIGAGLGISDPLRENDRFHAGKLKVAWNLSDKVTLVSVSSLNRLSRKAVFDWSGAPYEVLIQKAHGDIKSAAEELHLEGVTDKGSWLVGGYVARDKIYDSNRTLLGQNANVGTIRYVGSTLLASPFNSFGYTALQMSQAFRTYEDVGNIETKTWSLFANADHRLTDTLKLTLGVRYSQDRQDYVGCSRDFGGSMLVNVNVVNRALFAAAYGLVAPITQGGCNTFDPATKSFGFVKSKLDEDNIAWRAALDWQAAEDVLVFGSISRGAKAGATPINAANISTQNAPATQELLTAYEIGVKAGLFQRRVQANLSAFYYDYTDKQLSVYFADPIYTALSRLANVPNGEAYGVDGDITWRASRSLTLIASATLLHTEVKRYTGINVAGKSQSFDGRPFLYSPKFQGGLTALFHHPVGDGLELNAALNGRWQDKSYADLEGNPLFVIDGYGLLNASIGIGAPDKGWDLSVWGRNITNEYYWSAVSSNANVVVRFPGKPTTYGASLSWKF from the coding sequence ATGCCAGGACCCAAGCGCCTGACCTGGAGCGTGTCGGCGCTCGCCCTGCTGATGGCGGTTCCCGCCATGGCCCACGCCCAGGCGCAACCGCCCAAGCCGGAAGACAGCCTGACGATCGACACCCTGGTGGTGACGGCCCAGCGCCGCGAGGAGACCGCCAACAGCGTCGGCATGCCGATCCAGGCGTTCAGCGGCGAGGCCCTGCAGCAGCTGCGGGTCACCGATCCCAAGGACCTGTCGACCGTCGCCCCCAGCTTCACGGTCAGCCAGAGCTATCAGGGCGTGCCGACCTATACGCTGCGCGGCATCGGCTTCAATACCATCAACCTGTCGGCCACCTCGACGGTCGGCACCTATTGGGACGAGGTCGCCTACGCCTATCCGTTCATGAACACCGGGCCAGTGTTCGACCTTGAGCGGGTCGAGGTGCTCAAGGGGCCGCAAGGCACGCTCTATGGCCGCAACACCACCGCCGGCCTGATCGATTTCGTGACCAACAAACCGACGGAACAGTTCGAGGGCTCGCTGACCGCCGAGGCCGGCAACTACAAGACCTACAATCTCGAAGGCTATGTCAGCGGCGCCTTCGGCCCGCGCGTCCAGGGCCGCGCCGCCTTCCGCAGCGAGAACAGCGACAAGGGCTGGCAGATCAGCAACAGCCGCGGCGAGCGTCTGGGCAAGGTCGACCGCGACGGCTGGCGCCTGTCCCTGGCCATGCAGCCCACCGACACCGTCGAGGTCGAGGCCTCGTACTCCGGCTGGCGCAACAAGTCCGACACCGTGGCCGCCCAGGGCATCGGCTTCACGCCCGCCACCGCCGCCAGCCCGTTCAACGCCCCGGGCCTGGTCAGCTACATCGCCAGCCATGCGCCGACCAAGGCCAGCCACGCCGACTGGGCGCCGCTGTCCACGCGCGGCGTCGATATCGGCGCGGGCCTGGGCATCAGCGACCCGCTGCGCGAGAACGACCGGTTCCACGCCGGCAAGCTGAAGGTCGCCTGGAACCTCAGCGACAAGGTCACCCTGGTCTCGGTGTCCAGCCTGAACCGCCTGAGCCGCAAGGCCGTGTTCGACTGGAGCGGCGCGCCCTACGAGGTCCTGATCCAGAAGGCCCACGGCGACATCAAGTCGGCCGCCGAGGAGCTGCATCTGGAGGGCGTCACCGACAAGGGCTCATGGCTGGTCGGCGGCTATGTCGCCCGCGACAAGATTTATGACAGCAATCGCACCCTGCTGGGCCAGAACGCCAATGTCGGCACGATCCGCTATGTCGGCTCGACCCTGCTGGCCTCGCCGTTCAACAGCTTCGGCTACACCGCCCTGCAGATGAGCCAGGCGTTCCGCACCTATGAGGACGTGGGCAACATCGAGACCAAGACCTGGAGCCTGTTCGCCAACGCCGACCACCGCCTGACCGACACTCTGAAACTGACCCTGGGCGTCCGCTACAGCCAGGACCGCCAAGACTATGTCGGCTGCTCGCGCGATTTCGGCGGCTCGATGCTGGTCAATGTCAACGTCGTCAACCGGGCGCTGTTCGCCGCCGCCTATGGCCTGGTCGCGCCGATCACCCAGGGCGGGTGCAACACCTTCGATCCGGCGACCAAGAGCTTCGGCTTCGTGAAGTCCAAGCTGGACGAGGACAACATAGCCTGGCGCGCGGCCCTGGACTGGCAGGCGGCCGAGGACGTCTTGGTGTTCGGCTCGATCTCGCGCGGGGCCAAGGCCGGCGCCACGCCGATCAACGCCGCCAACATCTCGACCCAGAACGCGCCGGCGACGCAGGAACTGCTGACCGCCTACGAGATCGGCGTGAAGGCGGGCCTGTTCCAGCGCCGCGTCCAGGCCAATCTCAGCGCCTTCTACTACGACTACACCGACAAGCAGCTGTCCGTGTATTTCGCCGACCCGATCTATACGGCCCTGTCGCGCCTGGCCAACGTGCCCAACGGCGAGGCCTATGGCGTCGACGGCGACATCACCTGGCGCGCCAGCCGCTCACTGACCCTGATCGCCTCGGCCACGCTGCTGCACACGGAGGTCAAGCGCTATACGGGCATCAACGTCGCCGGGAAGTCGCAGAGCTTCGACGGCCGGCCTTTCCTGTACAGCCCCAAGTTCCAGGGCGGCCTGACGGCGCTGTTCCACCATCCGGTGGGCGACGGCCTGGAGCTGAACGCGGCCCTGAACGGCCGCTGGCAGGACAAGTCCTATGCCGACCTCGAGGGCAATCCGCTGTTCGTGATCGACGGCTACGGCCTGCTGAACGCCAGCATCGGCATCGGCGCGCCCGACAAGGGCTGGGACCTGTCGGTCTGGGGCCGCAACATCACCAACGAATATTATTGGAGCGCGGTCAGCAGCAACGCCAACGTCGTGGTCCGCTTTCCCGGCAAACCCACGACCTATGGCGCCAGCCTTTCCTGGAAGTTCTAG
- the mtgA gene encoding monofunctional biosynthetic peptidoglycan transglycosylase gives MRRLLRNIALALFIVLVAGPVAMVILYRFIPPPVTPLMVIRAVEGRGLDHRWRPIDQVSPALPRALIAAEDAKFCDHRGFDFDALYKAYENNESGKKVRGGSTISQQTAKNVFLWPGRSYVRKGLEAWFTVLIETFWGKKRIMEVYLNSIEYGSGIYGAEAASQRYFGVGADRLSQAQASRLAAILPSPLKWQVVKPGKYVAKRSKKIGKASGAVRRDGLADCVG, from the coding sequence GTGCGGCGGCTTCTGCGAAATATCGCGCTGGCTCTGTTCATCGTGCTGGTGGCTGGACCGGTGGCGATGGTCATCCTTTATCGCTTCATTCCGCCGCCGGTGACGCCGTTGATGGTGATCCGCGCGGTGGAGGGGCGGGGGCTCGACCACCGCTGGCGGCCGATCGACCAGGTCTCGCCGGCCCTGCCGCGCGCCTTGATCGCGGCCGAGGACGCCAAGTTCTGCGACCATCGCGGCTTCGACTTCGACGCCCTCTACAAGGCTTACGAGAACAACGAGTCGGGCAAGAAGGTCCGCGGCGGTTCGACCATCAGCCAGCAGACCGCCAAGAACGTCTTCCTGTGGCCGGGCCGCTCTTACGTTCGTAAGGGTCTGGAAGCCTGGTTCACGGTGCTGATCGAGACCTTCTGGGGCAAGAAGCGGATCATGGAGGTCTATCTGAACTCCATCGAGTACGGTTCGGGCATCTACGGGGCCGAGGCCGCGTCCCAGCGCTATTTCGGGGTCGGGGCCGACAGGCTGAGCCAGGCCCAGGCCTCGCGGCTGGCGGCCATCCTGCCCAGCCCCCTGAAGTGGCAGGTGGTCAAGCCGGGCAAGTATGTCGCCAAGCGCAGCAAGAAGATCGGCAAGGCCTCGGGCGCGGTGCGCCGCGACGGCCTGGCCGACTGCGTGGGCTAG
- a CDS encoding MarR family winged helix-turn-helix transcriptional regulator — MKSDLRDIHAAMMDLAGFLNRPQADDLLLREAGVSLDRALFPLLGRIGKKGPIGVVELADLAGRDHSVVSRQIAKLESLGLVERRPGKTDKRVREAMVTEKGQDLVDRLDAARQRLVGPMMAEWSDQELKDLARLLRKFVDGANAALKD; from the coding sequence ATGAAATCCGACCTTCGCGACATCCACGCGGCGATGATGGACCTCGCCGGCTTCCTGAACCGGCCGCAGGCCGACGACCTGCTGCTGCGCGAGGCCGGTGTGTCGCTGGACCGGGCGCTGTTCCCGCTGCTGGGGCGGATCGGGAAGAAGGGGCCGATCGGCGTGGTCGAGCTGGCCGACCTTGCGGGCCGCGACCACTCGGTGGTCAGCCGCCAGATCGCCAAGCTGGAGAGCCTGGGCCTGGTCGAGCGGCGGCCCGGCAAGACCGACAAGCGCGTCCGCGAGGCGATGGTCACGGAAAAGGGGCAGGACCTGGTCGACCGCCTGGACGCCGCGCGCCAGCGGCTGGTCGGTCCTATGATGGCCGAGTGGAGCGACCAGGAACTAAAGGATCTGGCCCGCCTGCTGCGCAAGTTCGTCGACGGGGCGAACGCGGCGCTGAAGGATTAG
- a CDS encoding TOBE domain-containing protein has translation MSSGEADFSASLILKRGGLARVGLERIALLEAVARLGSISAAAKEAGLSYKGAWDGVQALNNLFDAPLVSAAPGGKSGGAAQVTPRGQAVIRAFRAAEREIGAAFARLEADLSGDAELLWSLGLRTSARNALRGVVTAVEGDGVTATVTLSLGEGLSLRASITRRSVEDLGLEPGRPAIALIKSSFVRIGEGDGDNRLLGEIVDREAGEASAELTIALAAGKTVTATLKPGDAAWALPAGARVEARIAAADIILAVD, from the coding sequence ATAAGCAGCGGCGAAGCCGACTTCAGCGCCTCCCTGATCCTGAAGCGCGGCGGTCTGGCTCGCGTGGGGCTGGAGCGCATCGCCCTGCTGGAGGCCGTCGCCCGCCTGGGTTCGATCAGCGCCGCCGCCAAGGAAGCCGGCCTCTCGTACAAGGGCGCCTGGGACGGGGTGCAAGCGCTGAACAACCTGTTCGACGCGCCCCTGGTCAGCGCCGCGCCGGGTGGCAAGAGCGGCGGCGCGGCCCAGGTCACCCCACGCGGCCAGGCGGTGATCCGCGCCTTCCGCGCCGCTGAGCGCGAGATCGGGGCGGCCTTCGCGCGGCTGGAGGCCGATCTCTCCGGCGACGCCGAGCTGCTATGGAGCCTGGGCCTGCGCACCAGCGCCCGCAACGCCCTGCGGGGCGTGGTCACGGCGGTCGAGGGCGACGGCGTCACCGCGACGGTGACCCTGTCGCTGGGCGAGGGCCTGTCCCTGCGCGCCTCGATCACCCGCCGTAGCGTCGAGGACCTGGGGCTCGAGCCGGGCCGGCCGGCCATCGCTTTGATCAAGTCCAGCTTCGTGCGGATCGGCGAAGGAGACGGCGATAATCGCCTCCTAGGCGAAATCGTCGACCGCGAGGCCGGCGAAGCGTCGGCGGAGCTCACGATCGCGCTCGCGGCGGGCAAGACCGTGACCGCGACCCTGAAGCCGGGCGATGCCGCTTGGGCGCTGCCAGCCGGAGCACGCGTAGAGGCGCGCATCGCGGCCGCCGACATCATCCTCGCCGTCGATTGA
- the modA gene encoding molybdate ABC transporter substrate-binding protein, which produces MIARRPMLIAALSGALSLMLGGAAFAGETKVAVAANFTDAAKEIAARFKAKTGHDATLSFGSSGQFYTQIANGAPFEVFLSADVERPQKAEAEGLSVPGSRFTYATGRLVLYSKTPGLVDGPNTKGGAVLKTGKFEKLSIADPKAAPYGQAAVETLTKLKLYDALKPKIVQGASITQAFQYVQTGAAELGFVALSQVVGEQGGSRWVVPAADHTPIEQQAVLLKTGANSEAAKAFVAFLKSGEAKAIIRRYGYEVR; this is translated from the coding sequence ATGATCGCTCGTCGTCCGATGCTGATCGCCGCCCTTTCGGGCGCCCTGTCGCTGATGTTGGGTGGGGCCGCCTTCGCCGGCGAGACCAAGGTGGCCGTGGCGGCCAACTTCACCGACGCCGCCAAGGAGATCGCCGCCCGGTTCAAGGCCAAGACCGGCCACGACGCGACCCTCAGCTTCGGCTCGTCGGGCCAGTTCTACACCCAGATCGCCAACGGCGCGCCGTTCGAGGTCTTCCTGTCGGCCGACGTCGAGCGGCCCCAGAAGGCCGAGGCCGAGGGCCTGTCCGTGCCCGGCTCGCGCTTCACCTACGCCACTGGCCGCCTGGTGCTGTACAGCAAGACTCCGGGCCTGGTGGACGGCCCAAATACCAAGGGGGGCGCGGTGCTGAAGACGGGCAAGTTCGAGAAGCTGTCGATCGCCGATCCCAAGGCCGCGCCCTATGGCCAGGCGGCGGTCGAGACCCTGACCAAGCTGAAGCTCTACGACGCTCTGAAGCCCAAGATCGTGCAGGGCGCGTCGATCACCCAGGCCTTCCAGTACGTCCAGACCGGCGCGGCCGAGCTGGGCTTCGTGGCCCTGTCGCAGGTGGTGGGCGAGCAGGGCGGTTCGCGCTGGGTCGTGCCGGCGGCCGACCATACGCCGATCGAGCAGCAGGCCGTGCTGCTGAAGACGGGCGCCAACAGCGAGGCGGCCAAGGCGTTCGTGGCGTTCCTGAAGAGCGGCGAGGCCAAGGCGATCATCAGGCGCTACGGTTACGAGGTCCGCTAG
- a CDS encoding biopolymer transporter ExbD codes for MAAKLAGGGGGRYSLGQNSEINVTPFVDILLVLLIIFMVAVPMAVTSIKIDLPPAVPNPTQEKPKEPVFISIQKSGAIFIADKQTSLDGLEADLNAKFNATGQAGPKDDQRVMIRADADVLYADFMGVLNQLQTSGWFKVGLINEDIH; via the coding sequence ATGGCGGCTAAACTTGCTGGCGGCGGCGGTGGCCGTTATTCGCTGGGCCAGAATTCCGAAATCAACGTCACGCCCTTCGTGGACATTCTGCTGGTTCTGCTGATCATCTTCATGGTCGCGGTGCCGATGGCCGTGACCTCGATCAAGATCGACCTGCCTCCGGCGGTGCCGAATCCGACTCAAGAGAAGCCGAAGGAACCGGTCTTCATCTCGATCCAAAAGTCGGGCGCGATCTTCATCGCCGACAAGCAAACCAGCCTCGATGGCCTGGAAGCCGACCTGAACGCCAAGTTCAACGCGACCGGCCAAGCCGGCCCGAAGGACGATCAGCGCGTCATGATCCGCGCCGACGCCGACGTGCTGTACGCCGACTTCATGGGTGTGCTGAACCAGCTGCAGACCTCGGGCTGGTTCAAGGTCGGCCTGATCAACGAAGATATCCACTAG
- the modB gene encoding molybdate ABC transporter permease subunit, protein MTEVLWLTAKLAGITTLLLLVAATPLSWWLARGRSALRTPVTALVALPIVLPPTVLGFYLLIALGPKSPLMVLLAPFGIRTLAFTFEGLVIGSLIYSLPFAVQPLRNAFLAIGDEPLEAASTLGASGWASFWRVALPLAIPGYVAAAILVFAHTVGEFGVVMMLGGNIPGETTVLSTEIYRLVEGLEWGEAHRLSLILLVFAFVVLFTLLALEARSKILLRTRS, encoded by the coding sequence ATGACTGAGGTTCTGTGGCTGACGGCGAAGCTGGCGGGGATCACCACCCTGCTGTTGCTGGTCGCGGCGACGCCCCTGTCGTGGTGGCTGGCGCGGGGCCGCTCGGCCCTGCGCACGCCGGTCACCGCCCTGGTCGCCCTGCCGATCGTGCTGCCGCCGACCGTGCTGGGCTTCTATCTGCTGATCGCCCTGGGGCCGAAGAGCCCGCTGATGGTCCTGCTGGCGCCGTTCGGGATCCGGACCCTGGCCTTCACCTTCGAGGGGCTGGTGATCGGCTCGCTGATCTATTCTCTGCCCTTCGCGGTGCAGCCGCTGCGCAACGCTTTCCTGGCCATAGGCGACGAGCCCCTGGAGGCCGCCTCGACCCTGGGCGCTTCGGGCTGGGCCAGCTTCTGGCGGGTGGCCCTACCCTTGGCGATACCGGGCTACGTCGCCGCCGCCATCCTGGTCTTCGCCCACACCGTGGGGGAGTTCGGGGTGGTGATGATGCTGGGCGGCAATATCCCCGGCGAGACCACCGTGCTGTCGACCGAGATCTATCGCCTGGTCGAGGGGCTGGAGTGGGGCGAGGCTCATCGTCTGTCGCTGATCCTGCTGGTCTTCGCCTTCGTGGTCCTCTTCACCCTGCTGGCCCTGGAGGCCCGCTCGAAGATCCTGCTGCGGACACGGTCGTAA
- a CDS encoding FAD-dependent oxidoreductase, translating into MTDSLTTDVLICGAGPAGLTLAIDLARRGVAFRLIDKAERPFQGSRGKGIQPRSLEVFEDLGVLAPMRAAGGPYPPVRNYGPDGTFEETAIGEGATPSPAEPYAAPLMLPQFLTETILRQRLAELDHAPEYGAELAGIDQDAEGVTATLTDGRAIHARWLVGADGGRSFVRHALNIDFPGKTMPGQAMVADTRLTGLSREAWHVFGTRETAQVSFCPLAGTDLFQIQGHAPADGEAGLTPEGLNALIRERTGRDDIVVQAVFWASVYGLNARLAERYRVGRVLLAGDAAHIHPPTGGQGLNTSIQDAYNLGWKLAAVLARAPERLIDTYEAERRPIAAGVLGLSTDLLAKAMTRDGMKRGREARQLDLGYQGSTLSMDLGRTPTLSAGDRAPDAPGHDPSGAPLRLFECLKGPHWTLLTYEAETPLAPRDGLMVVRIGADLIDDARHFRGAYGAKAGDLFLIRPDGYLAAVARADDAPALEAYLANVGL; encoded by the coding sequence ATGACTGACTCCCTCACGACCGATGTCTTGATCTGCGGCGCGGGCCCGGCCGGCCTGACCCTGGCCATCGACCTGGCGCGCCGCGGCGTGGCCTTCCGCCTGATCGACAAGGCCGAGCGCCCGTTCCAGGGTTCGCGCGGCAAGGGGATCCAGCCCCGCAGCCTGGAGGTGTTCGAGGACCTGGGCGTGCTGGCGCCGATGCGGGCGGCGGGCGGCCCCTATCCGCCGGTCCGCAACTACGGCCCGGACGGGACCTTCGAGGAGACCGCGATCGGCGAGGGCGCGACGCCGTCCCCCGCCGAACCCTACGCCGCGCCGCTGATGCTGCCGCAGTTCCTGACCGAGACCATCCTGCGCCAGCGCCTGGCCGAACTGGACCACGCGCCCGAATATGGCGCGGAACTGGCCGGAATCGACCAGGACGCCGAGGGCGTGACCGCGACCCTGACCGACGGCCGCGCGATCCACGCCCGCTGGCTGGTCGGGGCCGACGGCGGCCGCAGCTTCGTGCGCCACGCCCTGAACATCGATTTCCCCGGGAAGACCATGCCGGGTCAGGCCATGGTCGCGGACACCCGGCTGACGGGCCTGTCGCGCGAGGCCTGGCACGTCTTCGGGACCCGTGAAACGGCGCAGGTCTCGTTCTGTCCGCTGGCCGGAACGGACCTCTTCCAGATCCAGGGCCACGCCCCGGCGGACGGCGAAGCGGGCCTGACGCCCGAGGGCCTGAACGCCTTGATCCGTGAACGGACGGGTCGCGACGACATCGTGGTCCAGGCGGTGTTCTGGGCCTCGGTCTATGGCCTCAACGCACGCCTGGCCGAGCGCTACCGGGTCGGGCGCGTGCTGCTGGCGGGCGACGCCGCCCACATCCATCCGCCCACGGGCGGCCAAGGTCTGAACACCAGCATCCAGGACGCCTACAATCTCGGCTGGAAACTGGCCGCCGTGCTGGCCCGCGCGCCCGAGCGCCTGATCGACACCTATGAAGCCGAGCGCCGCCCGATCGCCGCCGGGGTGCTGGGCCTGTCCACCGACCTCCTGGCCAAGGCCATGACGCGCGACGGCATGAAGCGCGGCCGCGAGGCCCGTCAGCTGGACCTCGGCTATCAGGGCTCGACCCTGTCGATGGACCTGGGCCGGACGCCGACCCTGTCCGCCGGCGACCGCGCGCCCGACGCGCCGGGCCACGACCCGAGCGGCGCGCCGCTGCGCCTGTTCGAATGTCTGAAGGGGCCCCATTGGACCCTGCTGACCTACGAGGCCGAGACACCGCTGGCGCCGCGCGACGGTCTCATGGTCGTGCGGATCGGCGCGGACCTGATCGACGACGCCCGCCATTTCCGGGGCGCCTATGGCGCGAAGGCGGGCGATCTCTTCCTGATCCGGCCCGACGGCTATCTGGCGGCGGTCGCCAGGGCGGACGACGCGCCGGCGCTGGAAGCCTATCTGGCGAACGTCGGCCTCTGA
- a CDS encoding CobW family GTP-binding protein, producing the protein MTQDTSPAAPAASSKIPVTVLTGYLGAGKTTLLNRILTEEHGKRYAVIVNEFGEVGIDNDLVVGADEEVFEMNNGCVCCTVRGDLIRVLQGLMKRKGGFDAIVVETTGLADPGPVAQTFFVDEDVKARTALDSVTAVVDAKHIMLRLGDSKEAVEQIAFADQIVLNKTDLVSEDDLRHVEARIRRINPLAPIHRAQRSNVPLEAILGKHSFDLERITELEPAFLNPAHGEAGHVHDEHCGHDHHDHGHHHHDHDHDHVHDEHCGHDHHGHSHASAIHDDGVKGISLTLDKPVDGQKITAWLNDLLAKRGPDILRAKGIIDVKGENKRLVFQAVHMILEGDFQREWTDKDKRYSRMVFIGRDLDEAELRKGFEATAA; encoded by the coding sequence ATGACCCAAGACACCTCCCCGGCCGCGCCCGCCGCTTCCAGCAAGATCCCCGTCACCGTGCTGACCGGCTATCTCGGCGCCGGCAAGACCACATTGCTGAACCGCATCCTCACCGAGGAGCACGGCAAGCGCTACGCCGTGATCGTCAACGAGTTCGGCGAGGTCGGCATCGACAACGACCTGGTGGTCGGGGCCGACGAGGAAGTGTTCGAGATGAACAACGGCTGCGTCTGCTGCACGGTGCGTGGCGACCTGATCCGCGTCTTGCAGGGCCTGATGAAACGAAAGGGCGGCTTCGACGCCATCGTGGTCGAGACCACGGGCCTGGCCGATCCGGGCCCGGTGGCCCAGACCTTCTTCGTCGACGAGGACGTCAAGGCCCGCACGGCTCTCGATTCAGTCACCGCCGTCGTTGACGCCAAGCACATCATGTTGCGGCTGGGCGACAGCAAGGAGGCCGTCGAGCAGATCGCCTTCGCCGACCAGATCGTGCTGAACAAGACCGACCTGGTGTCGGAAGACGACCTGCGCCACGTCGAGGCCCGCATCCGCCGGATCAACCCGCTGGCCCCGATCCATCGCGCCCAGCGCTCCAACGTTCCGCTGGAGGCGATCCTCGGCAAGCACAGCTTCGACCTGGAGCGGATCACCGAGCTGGAGCCGGCGTTCCTGAATCCCGCCCACGGCGAGGCGGGACATGTGCATGACGAGCACTGCGGCCACGATCACCACGACCATGGCCATCATCACCACGATCATGACCACGACCACGTGCACGACGAGCATTGCGGTCACGACCACCATGGGCACAGCCACGCCAGCGCCATCCACGATGACGGCGTGAAGGGCATCTCCCTGACGCTGGACAAGCCGGTCGACGGCCAGAAGATCACCGCCTGGCTCAATGACCTGCTGGCCAAGCGCGGCCCCGACATCCTGCGCGCCAAGGGCATCATCGACGTGAAGGGCGAGAACAAGCGCCTCGTCTTCCAGGCCGTGCACATGATCCTGGAAGGCGACTTCCAGCGCGAGTGGACCGATAAGGACAAGCGCTACAGCCGCATGGTGTTCATCGGCCGCGACCTGGACGAGGCCGAACTGCGCAAGGGCTTCGAGGCCACGGCGGCGTAA
- a CDS encoding WD40 repeat domain-containing protein codes for MIFSFDAFVTDALFDRSGRAMFALGDGTVRLQTQDGFVTVEAHGGPLGGAVLAAAVHPSGVGVVTGGDDGKVVWSRIEGGEVAATLIAEVKNKWIEHVATSAASGLIAFTAGKDVHVRDAADPAFARTFTHDKTVSGLAFEPKGRRLASATYGGAYLWYARIADQKPTLMKWAGSHIAVAFSPDGKFLISSMQENQLHGWRLSDGKDMRMGGYPSKIKSVAFFDKGNLLATAGASGAVIWPFAGANGPMGKEAAEIGFSRDSMVVRVAGIDTHPVCLAAQDNGKIWIAHMRNGRIETVKAEKGAPISALSVSADGKFFAWGDESGEAGVLEIPDISGPREFAG; via the coding sequence ATGATCTTTTCTTTCGACGCCTTCGTCACCGACGCCCTGTTCGACCGCTCCGGCCGCGCCATGTTCGCCCTGGGCGACGGCACCGTCCGCCTGCAGACGCAGGACGGATTCGTCACGGTCGAGGCCCATGGCGGACCGCTCGGCGGGGCCGTGCTGGCCGCCGCCGTCCACCCCAGCGGCGTCGGCGTCGTCACCGGCGGCGACGACGGCAAGGTGGTCTGGAGCCGAATCGAGGGAGGCGAGGTCGCCGCCACCCTGATCGCCGAGGTGAAGAACAAGTGGATCGAGCACGTGGCGACCAGCGCCGCCTCGGGCCTGATCGCCTTCACGGCCGGCAAGGACGTGCATGTCCGCGACGCCGCCGATCCGGCCTTCGCCCGGACCTTCACGCACGACAAGACTGTGTCGGGCCTGGCCTTCGAGCCCAAGGGCCGACGCCTGGCCAGCGCCACCTACGGCGGGGCCTATCTCTGGTACGCCCGCATCGCCGATCAGAAGCCGACCCTGATGAAGTGGGCCGGCAGCCACATCGCCGTGGCCTTCAGCCCGGACGGCAAGTTCCTGATCTCGTCGATGCAGGAGAACCAGCTGCACGGCTGGCGCCTGTCGGACGGCAAGGACATGCGGATGGGCGGCTATCCGTCCAAGATCAAGAGCGTGGCCTTCTTCGACAAGGGCAATCTGCTGGCCACGGCCGGCGCCTCGGGGGCGGTCATCTGGCCGTTCGCCGGCGCCAACGGCCCGATGGGCAAGGAAGCCGCCGAGATCGGCTTCTCGCGCGATTCGATGGTCGTCCGGGTGGCGGGCATCGACACGCACCCGGTCTGCCTGGCCGCCCAGGACAACGGCAAGATCTGGATCGCCCACATGCGCAACGGCCGCATCGAGACCGTCAAGGCCGAGAAGGGCGCCCCGATCAGCGCCCTGTCGGTCAGCGCCGACGGCAAGTTCTTCGCCTGGGGCGACGAGAGCGGCGAGGCTGGCGTGCTGGAGATCCCCGACATCAGCGGCCCGCGCGAGTTCGCGGGCTAG
- a CDS encoding nitroreductase codes for MDVIDAVNRRMSVRAFKPDPVDAALVRELLEAAARAPSGGNLQPWRVQVVAGAPLEALKADMLKRVASPDPTEYDVYPANLWEPLRGRRFQVGEDLYGALGIPREDKLRRLQWFSTNGQGFGAPVQLFFSIDRRCGPPQWSDVGMLMQTFMLLAVERGLDTCPQEFWSHYNKLVDAHVGLPEGHMLFSGMALGYRDEAAPVNNFRSQRAPFEEWAELKGF; via the coding sequence ATGGACGTGATCGACGCCGTCAACCGCCGCATGTCGGTGCGCGCCTTCAAGCCCGATCCGGTGGACGCCGCCCTGGTCCGCGAACTGCTGGAAGCCGCCGCCCGCGCCCCGTCAGGCGGCAATCTCCAGCCCTGGCGGGTCCAGGTGGTGGCCGGCGCGCCGCTGGAGGCGCTGAAGGCGGACATGCTCAAGCGCGTGGCCTCGCCCGACCCGACCGAGTACGACGTCTATCCGGCCAACCTGTGGGAGCCGTTGCGCGGCCGCCGCTTCCAGGTCGGCGAGGACCTGTACGGGGCCTTGGGCATCCCGCGCGAGGACAAGCTGCGGCGCCTGCAATGGTTCTCGACCAATGGCCAGGGCTTCGGCGCGCCGGTTCAGCTGTTCTTTTCGATCGACCGTCGCTGCGGCCCGCCGCAATGGAGCGACGTCGGCATGCTGATGCAGACCTTCATGCTGCTGGCCGTCGAGCGTGGGCTCGACACCTGCCCGCAGGAGTTCTGGTCGCATTACAACAAGCTGGTCGACGCGCATGTCGGCCTGCCCGAGGGGCATATGCTGTTCTCCGGCATGGCCCTGGGCTATCGCGACGAGGCCGCCCCGGTGAACAACTTCCGTTCGCAGCGGGCGCCGTTCGAGGAGTGGGCTGAGCTGAAGGGATTCTAG